A single Danio aesculapii chromosome 19, fDanAes4.1, whole genome shotgun sequence DNA region contains:
- the zbtb22b gene encoding zinc finger and BTB domain-containing protein 22b, with product MQSATADQGFGDSAGSVVQVCFPRAQTSVLDSLNRQREEGHLCDLSIHVQGQVFKAHRCVLAASSPYFHDQVLLKNMSTVSIPAVMDPLAFESVLSCAYTGQLRMLREDIVNYLTVGSVLQMWHIVDKCTELLKEGKGGSSGPQGSGEKENVGQGSSTNKVAQADGGEAPSTPQPPSRPSFSESQSPSSTNYFSPRDANFGGAMVTTIAVGEGAVHSTPSYCMASGGEEGFMIEDEEDDDDELLFSRKRDRGGKQKSTSSVSDQEVGVSDSFGVSSYQDGDSSPPQKHPSYIQPSIMPRKQWVVVKTEHSRDDDLIVVSGGEEGGDDEEEREMAIVRERDRTFNISNVRTLSGLREDVEMDAQVDYCQSSEDYLKFERGMIDQTSSQHPPENSSQCPNRAMSGMLSSVQSTSARAQLFPLDMQGNQILLYNQAALESTSPLGLTGGMSGVSLKGSLEHGAVHLPSQGALGSGMEGLDAGSAGSSGKVFMCHCGKTFTHKSMRDRHINMHLNLRPFHCPVCAKKFKMKHHLTEHMKTHTGLKPYDCHGCGKKFMWRDSFMRHRSHCERRGRAERGSERSVISPPHHLKLPSASEPNQGGAGARSGLPILSPQHSISSNGVSCLSMAASGSLLGMSSQSGSHSLASGILGIGGNRSGCVEDVCEENIDESSVT from the exons ATGCAGTCAGCCACAGCGGACCAGGGCTTTGGTGACTCCGCGGGTTCAGTGGTGCAGGTATGCTTCCCCAGAGCGCAGACCTCAGTTCTGGATAGCCTGAATCGTCAGCGCGAAGAAGGCCATCTCTGCGACCTCTCCATCCATGTTCAGGGCCAGGTGTTCAAGGCCCACCGATGTGTGCTGGCTGCTTCATCCCCTTACTTCCATGACCAG GTGCTGCTGAAGAACATGTCCACGGTCTCCATCCCGGCCGTCATGGACCCTCTGGCCTTCGAGAGTGTCCTCAGCTGCGCTTACACCGGCCAGCTGCGAATGCTTCGTGAAGACATCGTTAACTACCTCACTGTTGGCAGTGTGCTTCAAATGTGGCACATTGTGGACAAATGCACTGAGCTTCTCAAAGAGGGGAAGGGAGGTTCCAGTGGGCCTCAGGGATCCGGAGAAAAGGAGAACGTGGGACAGGGCAGCAGCACCAACAAGGTGGCCCAAGCAGATGGAGGAGAAGCACCTTCTACACCTCAACCTCCCAGCCGACCCTCCTTCAGTGAGAGCCAGTCCCCAAGCAGCACTAATTACTTCAGTCCTAGAGACGCAAACTTTGGCGGGGCCATGGTGACCACCATAGCAGTGGGAGAGGGTGCTGTACACTCCACCCCGTCCTACTGCATGGCCTCCGGTGGAGAGGAAGGTTTCATGATTGAAGATGAAGAAGACGATGATGATGAGCTCTTGTTTTCCAGGAAAAGAGATAGAGGAGGTAAGCAAAAGAGCACCTCTTCTGTCTCTGATCAAGAGGTTGGGGTGAGTGACAGCTTTGGAGTCTCGTCATATCAAGATGGAGATTCCTCACCACCCCAGAAGCACCCATCGTACATTCAGCCGAGCATTATGCCCAGAAAACAGTGGGTGGTGGTAAAGACGGAGCACTCGAGAGATGATGACCTGATCGTAGTGTCAGGAGGAGAGGAAGGAGGAGACGATGAAGAGGAACGAGAAATGGCCATAGTCAGGGAGAGGGACAGGACATTTAACATATCTAATGTTAGAACCCTTTCTGGACTTAGAGAAGATGTTGAAATGGATGCACAG GTTGACTATTGTCAGTCCTCGGAAGACTACCTCAAATTTGAGAGGGGTATGATTGACCAAACTTCCTCTCAACACCCTCCTGAGAACTCCAGTCAGTGCCCCAACAGGGCCATGTCTGGAATGCTCAGCTCGGTTCAGTCAACGTCTGCCAGAGCTCAACTCTTCCCTCTGGATATGCAAGGAAACCAGATTCTTCTGTACAATCAAGCTGCCCTGGAGTCTACGTCTCCATTAGGCCTCACAGGGGGAATGTCCGGGGTGTCTCTAAAAGGAAGTCTTGAACACGGAGCGGTCCACTTGCCTAGCCAAGGGGCTTTGGGTAGTGGTATGGAAGGCTTAGACGCCGGCTCTGCTGGCAGTTCAGGCAAGGTCTTCATGTGTCATTGTGGGAAGACGTTCACTCACAAGAGCATGCGTGACCGCCACATCAACATGCACCTGAACCTGCGGCCCTTCCACTGCCCTGTTTGTGCCAAGAAGTTCAAGATGAAGCATCACCTCACAGAGCACATGAAGACCCACACCGGTCTGAAACCCTATGACTGCCATGGCTGTGGGAAAAAGTTCATGTGGCGCGACAGCTTCATGAGGCACCGCTCACATTGCGAGAGACGTGGCAGGGCAGAGAGAGGATCTGAGAGGTCGGTCATCTCTCCGCCACATCACCTGAAGCTCCCCTCAGCTAGTGAGCCCAATCAAGGTGGTGCCGGCGCTAGAAGTGGGCTTCCTATTTTGTCTCCACAACATTCCATCAGCAGCAACGGTGTCTCATGTCTCAGCATGGCTGCATCGGGGTCTCTTTTAGGAATGAGCTCTCAGAGTGGGTCGCACAGCCTTGCTTCTGGCATTCTGGGCATCGGTGGCAATCGTAGTGGGTGTGTGGAAGACGTCTGTGAGGAAAACATTGACGAGAGCAGCGTCACATAA